One genomic region from Nitrospira sp. encodes:
- a CDS encoding methyltransferase domain-containing protein, translating to MSNGLRAWLAQSELLAYNVVRRDRWIAQQASLVPSGTRVLDVGAGSCPYRALFTHCDYRTQDLAPLRGDQLRHGGYGVLDFVSDVTAIPVPDGSFGVALCTEVLEHHPEPIRVVYELARILQPGGILILTAPLGSGIHQEPYHYYGGYTPWWYERFLKAAGFEEINIEPNEGSFRFFGQESLRFIQTTGPLSSLPVSIRLLWFPMWIVLFPVLGLVVPVCCKWLDKFDRERRFTVGYHVTARRAGSA from the coding sequence GTGAGTAACGGTCTGCGGGCCTGGCTGGCTCAGAGTGAATTGTTGGCCTATAACGTGGTGCGGCGCGATCGTTGGATTGCGCAACAGGCGTCGCTGGTGCCGAGTGGGACGAGAGTGCTGGATGTCGGTGCCGGCTCCTGTCCCTATCGTGCGTTGTTCACACACTGCGACTACCGCACGCAGGACCTCGCCCCGTTGCGGGGTGACCAGCTGAGACATGGCGGCTATGGAGTGCTCGACTTCGTGTCGGATGTGACCGCCATCCCGGTACCTGACGGCAGCTTTGGAGTTGCGCTCTGTACAGAGGTGCTGGAGCATCATCCCGAGCCCATCCGGGTAGTCTACGAATTAGCGAGGATTCTTCAGCCGGGGGGAATACTCATTCTCACCGCGCCGCTTGGATCAGGAATACATCAAGAGCCCTACCATTACTACGGCGGTTATACACCCTGGTGGTACGAACGCTTTCTTAAGGCGGCCGGATTCGAGGAAATCAATATTGAACCGAACGAGGGCTCGTTTCGATTTTTTGGGCAGGAATCCTTAAGGTTTATTCAAACAACCGGTCCGTTGAGCTCGCTTCCGGTGAGTATTCGGCTGCTCTGGTTTCCGATGTGGATCGTGTTGTTTCCTGTCCTCGGCTTGGTCGTTCCCGTGTGCTGCAAATGGCTGGATAAGTTCGACCGCGAGAGGCGTTTTACAGTCGGCTACCATGTCACGGCGCGGCGGGCTGGGTCGGCGTGA